TGGCATGACCCGCCTGCTGGCGATTGCCGCCCTGGTGAGCGCTTCGTGCGCGATGGCGCTGACCAGCGTCGTGCCGCCGGAGCAGGCGACGGAATACCAGGTCAAAGCAGCGTACCTGTTCAATTTCGCGAAGTTTGTGACTTGGCCCACGGCGGCGGAGCGTACCGACCCGAGCTTCACCGTTTGCGTCCTCGGGCGCGATCCATTCGGGTCGGCGCTGGAGACCACCGTTTCCGGCGAAAAGATCCGTGGCAAACCGGTAGTCCTGAAGCGAGTGGCGACCGCAAAAGAAGCGTCGGGTTGCCGCATCCTCTTCATAAGCTCTTCCGAAGAGCCGAAGCTGAAGCGCGTTTTGTCGGAGATGGATCCGGGGACGCTGACGGTCAGCGACATGCCGCATTTCGTGGACAACGGAGGAATGATCCAGTTCGTGCCGGAAGGCAAGCGGGTGAGGTTCGAGGTGAACCTGACGGCGGCGGAGAAGTCCGGCCTGGCGCTCAGTTCGGAACTGCTGAAGGTGGCG
The window above is part of the Terriglobales bacterium genome. Proteins encoded here:
- a CDS encoding YfiR family protein — translated: MTGATSDGLFYIPKTSGTGRLYPGSSSYAMNRKHSTIASARGTRVRAARPRLHGMTRLLAIAALVSASCAMALTSVVPPEQATEYQVKAAYLFNFAKFVTWPTAAERTDPSFTVCVLGRDPFGSALETTVSGEKIRGKPVVLKRVATAKEASGCRILFISSSEEPKLKRVLSEMDPGTLTVSDMPHFVDNGGMIQFVPEGKRVRFEVNLTAAEKSGLALSSELLKVATNVRRES